One Pomacea canaliculata isolate SZHN2017 linkage group LG1, ASM307304v1, whole genome shotgun sequence genomic window, TTTGTGACACACGTTGAGCATTGGTTCTCTCAGACTCTAGATAATGAGGAGTAGTTTCCCTGCTAACATTTACTTGGTATCTGTGTTCTTGtgctctttctcttctgtttgagGCTGTAAACATAGGAGTGACACTTGCCGGAGACGGGTTCTCCTTTCTCAGGGTAGCTTCATTGCTGTTTATGTATCGAGCTCTATGGTATTGACAATACCTGGCTATGTGTCCATATGCTTCACAGGTGTAACATTGGCGCTGTGATGTCCATCGATGCCGATTGCCAGAAGATGGGGCATCTTTCTGGTTCTTCCTTCTCAGTATAACTTTATTGGGTCCTAGGTGTTGAGCTCTCTGATAGAGACAGTTCCGGGCAATGTGACCATATCGTTTACAATTGTAGCATTGCCTCTGAGAAGACCCTAGTGTGTTGACACACACTCTGGCAATGTGTCCGAGTCCCTTGCATGCGTAACACTTGATCTTACTATTGAAGGTTGAAGACCTCTTCTCTGGTGTATAGCGATCTCTTGAGGAACAATCGTGACACCGCGTGCTCTCTCCTGCACCCTGGCTCACAGCGGCGAATTCCGAACCGTCACCTTGTTCGGCTTCAGCTTCTCTTTCTAATCTGTCTACTGTTCTCTCACTTGATAATCtttctgcttccttttttttcgctAACCtattcctttcttctctcttggCTAACCATTCTGCCTCTTCTCTATCTGCTTCTTCGTCGTATCTCTCAAGACACTGTAGGACGTATTGTTGCAGGGTACTATCAGTGTAGCCCAGTTTCTGACCCTGGGCTATGAGACTGGGTACGTCCGGTAACTCCATATCAAATGCAACTAGTAACAATCGGCACTGACAAATTCCCTATATCCCACTAAATAGAGTCAAactacaacacaaaaaaaaacaaaaccttggGAATTCCTATCAACACCAACACCTATCTATACACTCTTACACATCAACCGATATATCAATAATACAAAATGCACGTCAACCTGGTAACTACCATCACCAGAATCAATACCTGTATCAATAAGGGTTTCCACAACCTCACTTAAAGTGTGTCACAATCCGTTACAAAACCTTTCGGCTTGCACACTACACAGCATGTCATCAATGATAACAGAATAGTACCTTATCGCATGTCATCAAAGGAAAACAGAGTAATTCTTTATAGCATGTCATCAATGGAAAACAGAGCATTTCATACAAGCTGCTTCATATATCATGTCATCAATCACAAAACAGGATTGCatccaaaaaaaatgtttcaaaagaaattGAGAAACTTTCCTTAAATTCCAACCAAAATCAGAGTACACATAGGAATATTCAGAGTATTACCAGTTCAAAACAAGCATGATACGGCAAAGGAGTTAGAGAAAgcccaaaaaaaagaaaagaaaaaaaaatttttttcataaaaacaacaagACAGATAGCTACAGGATAGATATCATCCACGCCTACTCCGGTTACTGCACACACGCTCGTACACAGAGGAAAGAGCAGGGAAGGAAAGACGAGACCAACAGTAGAAAAAAGAGACTAGACCCTCTCTTTGGAGCGAACTATACAATCTCCGCAGACCCGTAGAGCTGGAGACGGggatacaacaaaaaaaataaaaaccataaacaaacacagacacaaaaacaacaaaaaaaaaacaaactaaaaaaaacaaaacaacacaaaaacacaacaacaaacaaaatcaggaaaaaaaaataaataaatctccaAAAGTAATCTCCAAGGAGGACAACTTGCGCACGACAAATCACAACACGAGACAGACCCACGACagatcacgtcggggtcaccaattgtcacaaccacgtcacacactgacgtcacgcgcgttcacacaacacaaaacacaacgatcTGCCAATGGGCTTCTCGTGtactttactgaaaaaaaaaagcccttacttatcctctctctcggGGAAAGTGGGTCAAAGGTCTGGTAGACCCGATAACAaattaaacacaacaacaaagcatAAACATTCACTAGCTATCCAATGCACATGACATTCAGCACACTGTCCTCTCTCCACGGTGGTAGTCCACCGTGCCTGTCCAATTCCCGCG contains:
- the LOC112574983 gene encoding uncharacterized protein LOC112574983, whose protein sequence is MELPDVPSLIAQGQKLGYTDSTLQQYVLQCLERYDEEADREEAEWLAKREERNRLAKKKEAERLSSERTVDRLEREAEAEQGDGSEFAAVSQGAGESTRCHDCSSRDRYTPEKRSSTFNSKIKCYACKGLGHIARVCVNTLGSSQRQCYNCKRYGHIARNCLYQRAQHLGPNKVILRRKNQKDAPSSGNRHRWTSQRQCYTCEAYGHIARYCQYHRARYINSNEATLRKENPSPASVTPMFTASNRRERAQEHRYQVNVSRETTPHYLESERTNAQRVSQTQQPSIQRESTLQEVHEELNHKINDLSDEIKAVQQSLQNFKENTKHSEHRLQREISDRDKEIIRLKAETNKVVERLTKLIREFKRIYDDERKTKEVYLNMRHQMSSEIEETTTDIGTLTKEFEVHQTFKELKTALGKVTKKRAFSEDYYGTTFKELGYLLLSFDPEGKNKKKIVRALKKKTTGKLICQANLYMTL